In Chthonomonadales bacterium, one genomic interval encodes:
- a CDS encoding PEP-CTERM sorting domain-containing protein (PEP-CTERM proteins occur, often in large numbers, in the proteomes of bacteria that also encode an exosortase, a predicted intramembrane cysteine proteinase. The presence of a PEP-CTERM domain at a protein's C-terminus predicts cleavage within the sorting domain, followed by covalent anchoring to some some component of the (usually Gram-negative) cell surface. Many PEP-CTERM proteins exhibit an unusual sequence composition that includes large numbers of potential glycosylation sites. Expression of one such protein has been shown restore the ability of a bacterium to form floc, a type of biofilm.) has translation MNALRTLAAAAIVCLCAAGRPVAADVIISPTAVLGNTGGNFGVGYEIGNTIDHSGLSTGFVSGVDDFDVYLAGSPSHTYVASGFEWFTPLDVTSSTITYDLGAEYTLTRLALWNEEFSGIEDMSVATSNDPLFGTSTAVGAFSPTDSPFDTVYLAQVFALTPTSARYVRLEVSGPNTPSRGNYVSMGEIAFATGAATVVPEPSALALLVGAGLASAGMLMRRRRT, from the coding sequence ATGAATGCCTTGCGCACCCTGGCCGCGGCGGCGATCGTCTGCCTGTGCGCGGCGGGCAGACCCGTCGCCGCCGACGTGATCATCAGCCCGACCGCCGTGCTCGGGAATACCGGCGGCAACTTCGGCGTCGGTTACGAGATCGGGAACACGATCGACCATTCCGGGTTGTCGACGGGGTTCGTGAGCGGCGTGGACGACTTCGACGTCTACCTCGCGGGCAGCCCCTCCCACACCTACGTCGCGTCCGGGTTCGAGTGGTTCACTCCACTCGACGTGACCTCGTCCACGATCACCTATGACCTGGGCGCCGAGTACACACTTACCCGGCTGGCGCTCTGGAACGAGGAGTTCAGCGGAATCGAGGACATGTCGGTCGCGACCTCGAACGACCCGCTCTTCGGCACGTCGACGGCGGTCGGCGCCTTCAGCCCGACCGACAGCCCGTTCGACACGGTCTACCTCGCCCAAGTGTTCGCGCTCACGCCGACGAGCGCGCGCTACGTGCGCCTGGAGGTGAGCGGCCCGAACACGCCGTCCCGTGGCAACTACGTCAGCATGGGCGAGATCGCGTTCGCGACGGGCGCCGCGACCGTCGTGCCGGAGCCGTCCGCGCTGGCGCTCCTTGTCGGCGCCGGCCTCGCGAGCGCGGGCATGCTCATGCGCCGCCGCCGGACGTAG
- a CDS encoding aldo/keto reductase: MRTIPLHATDLHVSEVCLGAGAFGTGLIGTALDAVVDAFLGAGGTFFDTAHCYAFWLPEGLGASERALGDALRRLGAADHVVVATKGGHPDGGPDYRRPDAYLAEEVVASDVDESRERLGVETIALYFLHRDDPRVPVGEIVEMLNRQAARGAVRWLGASNWSTARLAEANAYAAAHGLRGFAASQVQWSLARPTWEPGPDPTTRYVTGADAAWYAQAGMPVVAYSATASGFFCDAPSADAHHGTPENRARRERARSLAARLGCSPTAVALAWLRCQAPTVIPLFSTSRPEHVAEAAAATGLALSAEEARWLRDG; encoded by the coding sequence ATGCGAACGATTCCGCTCCACGCCACCGATCTCCACGTCTCGGAGGTTTGCCTCGGGGCCGGCGCCTTCGGCACCGGGCTGATCGGCACGGCTCTCGACGCCGTCGTCGACGCGTTCCTGGGGGCTGGCGGCACGTTCTTCGATACCGCGCACTGCTATGCGTTCTGGCTGCCCGAGGGGCTGGGCGCCAGCGAGCGCGCCCTCGGGGATGCGCTTCGCCGCCTGGGCGCCGCCGACCACGTGGTGGTCGCGACGAAAGGTGGTCACCCGGACGGCGGGCCGGACTATCGGCGGCCGGACGCGTACCTTGCCGAGGAGGTCGTCGCCAGCGACGTGGACGAGAGTCGGGAGCGCCTCGGCGTCGAGACGATCGCGCTCTACTTCCTGCACCGGGACGATCCGCGCGTCCCCGTGGGCGAGATCGTCGAGATGCTGAACCGTCAGGCGGCGCGCGGCGCGGTGCGGTGGCTGGGAGCGAGCAACTGGTCGACGGCCCGGTTGGCCGAGGCGAACGCTTACGCGGCGGCGCATGGCCTGCGAGGGTTCGCTGCCTCGCAGGTGCAGTGGAGCCTGGCGCGGCCCACCTGGGAGCCTGGCCCGGACCCGACGACGCGTTACGTCACCGGCGCGGACGCGGCGTGGTACGCGCAGGCCGGGATGCCCGTGGTGGCCTACTCCGCCACCGCGTCCGGCTTCTTCTGTGACGCACCTTCGGCCGACGCGCACCACGGCACGCCCGAGAACCGCGCGCGTCGCGAGCGGGCGCGCTCGCTGGCGGCGCGTCTGGGGTGCTCGCCCACGGCCGTCGCGCTGGCCTGGCTGCGCTGCCAGGCGCCCACCGTCATCCCGCTCTTCTCCACCTCCCGCCCCGAGCACGTGGCGGAGGCGGCGGCGGCGACCGGCCTGGCGCTCTCCGCCGAGGAGGCGCGCTGGCTCCGCGACGGCTGA
- a CDS encoding bi-domain-containing oxidoreductase codes for MKQILQNLGSGETLLADVPCPGARPGHLLVRSRASVVSIGTERMLIDFGKASLLDKARQQPEKVRQVIEKVRTDGLRPTLQAVRAKLDQPIPLGYSNAGVVLEVGAGVEGFAVGDRVASNGPHAEVVCVPRNLCARIPVGVADDAAAFAVVGAIGLQGSRLAAPTLGESVAVVGLGLIGLLCVQIVRAHGCRVLGVDFDAGRCALARELGAESVDLSAGVDPVSAATTFTRGRGMDAVLLTVATKSSDPVRQAALMSRKRGRIVLIGVVGLELNRADFYEKELSFQVSCSYGPGRYDPAYEQGGHDYPYGFVRWTEQRNIEAVLDLMERGALDTAPLVTHRFPFDRALEAYGRVGAGGALGVVLEHPQAGPDPACTARARSVAVTAPARRPRAPRAAAGAAVGVIGAGGFTTQVLLPALKETGASLRVIASSTGVSAAHAARKFGFERCTTEVEAVLGDGGVDLVLVTTRHDTHARFVRATLEAGKNVYVEKPMCLTPDELADLEGARASHPGPLVAVGFNRRFAPLAVRMRDMLAAVREPKTLIMTVNAGAIPPEHWTQDPAVGGGRVVGEGCHFVDLLRFLVGAPIAGVQAATVGCQAGPLRDDRATFTIRFEDGSLGTVHYFANGSKAFPKERLEAFCAGRVLQIDNYRALAGYGWPRFRGARLRSQDKGHRAEMAALVAAVAGGRPWPTPFAEAAEVTRATFEIARAARASWADD; via the coding sequence ATGAAGCAGATCCTTCAGAACCTGGGCTCGGGCGAAACCCTGCTGGCGGACGTGCCCTGCCCCGGCGCCCGGCCCGGGCACCTGCTGGTGCGCTCGCGCGCCAGCGTCGTATCGATAGGCACGGAGCGCATGCTGATCGACTTCGGCAAGGCCAGCCTCCTCGACAAGGCTCGCCAGCAGCCGGAGAAGGTCCGGCAGGTGATCGAAAAGGTGAGGACGGACGGGCTGCGTCCCACGCTGCAGGCCGTGCGCGCCAAGCTCGACCAGCCGATCCCGCTCGGCTACAGCAACGCCGGCGTGGTGCTCGAGGTTGGCGCGGGCGTCGAGGGCTTCGCGGTCGGCGATCGCGTGGCCTCGAACGGCCCGCACGCCGAGGTGGTGTGCGTTCCCAGGAACCTGTGTGCCCGCATTCCCGTCGGGGTGGCCGACGACGCTGCCGCGTTCGCCGTCGTCGGCGCCATCGGCCTCCAGGGCTCGCGACTGGCGGCGCCCACGCTCGGCGAATCGGTGGCGGTGGTGGGTCTCGGCCTGATCGGGCTCCTCTGCGTGCAGATCGTGCGCGCGCATGGGTGCCGGGTGCTTGGCGTCGACTTCGACGCGGGCCGCTGCGCGCTCGCCCGCGAGCTCGGCGCGGAGAGCGTCGATCTCTCCGCCGGCGTCGACCCCGTGAGCGCGGCGACGACCTTCACCCGCGGGCGCGGAATGGACGCGGTCCTGCTGACCGTGGCGACGAAGAGCAGCGACCCGGTGCGCCAGGCGGCGCTGATGTCGCGCAAGCGCGGCCGGATCGTTCTGATTGGCGTCGTCGGTCTGGAGCTCAACCGCGCGGATTTCTACGAGAAGGAGCTCTCCTTCCAGGTCTCCTGCTCCTACGGCCCGGGGCGCTACGACCCGGCGTACGAGCAGGGCGGGCACGACTACCCCTACGGGTTCGTGCGGTGGACCGAACAGCGCAACATCGAGGCCGTGCTCGACCTGATGGAGCGCGGCGCGCTCGACACCGCCCCCCTCGTGACCCACCGGTTCCCGTTCGATCGCGCGCTGGAGGCCTACGGTCGCGTTGGCGCGGGCGGCGCGCTCGGCGTGGTGCTCGAGCATCCCCAGGCTGGCCCGGATCCGGCGTGTACGGCGCGAGCGCGCTCGGTGGCCGTCACCGCGCCCGCGCGACGGCCCCGCGCGCCCCGGGCCGCGGCGGGTGCGGCAGTCGGCGTCATCGGGGCGGGCGGCTTCACGACGCAGGTTCTGCTGCCGGCGCTGAAGGAGACGGGGGCATCTCTTCGCGTCATCGCCTCCAGCACCGGCGTAAGCGCCGCGCACGCCGCCCGCAAGTTTGGCTTTGAGCGGTGCACCACGGAGGTCGAGGCCGTGCTTGGCGATGGCGGCGTGGACCTGGTGCTGGTGACCACGCGCCACGACACGCACGCCCGGTTCGTGCGCGCCACCCTGGAGGCCGGCAAGAACGTCTACGTGGAGAAGCCCATGTGCCTGACGCCGGACGAGCTGGCCGACCTGGAGGGCGCGCGCGCCAGCCATCCCGGCCCGCTCGTGGCCGTTGGCTTCAACCGCCGGTTCGCGCCGCTGGCCGTGCGTATGCGCGACATGCTGGCCGCCGTGCGTGAGCCGAAGACGCTGATCATGACGGTGAACGCCGGCGCCATCCCGCCCGAGCACTGGACGCAGGACCCGGCCGTCGGCGGCGGGCGCGTCGTGGGGGAGGGATGCCACTTCGTTGACCTGCTGCGCTTCCTGGTGGGGGCGCCCATCGCCGGCGTCCAGGCGGCCACCGTGGGATGCCAGGCCGGGCCGCTCCGCGACGACCGCGCGACCTTCACGATCCGCTTCGAGGACGGGTCACTCGGAACGGTGCACTACTTCGCCAACGGGAGCAAGGCGTTCCCCAAAGAGCGTCTGGAAGCGTTCTGCGCGGGCCGCGTGCTGCAGATCGACAACTATCGCGCGCTCGCCGGCTATGGCTGGCCACGGTTCCGCGGCGCGCGATTGCGGAGCCAGGACAAGGGGCACCGCGCCGAGATGGCGGCGCTGGTGGCCGCGGTTGCCGGCGGGCGGCCCTGGCCCACGCCGTTCGCCGAGGCCGCCGAGGTCACGCGCGCCACCTTCGAGATCGCCCGGGCAGCGCGCGCTTCCTGGGCCGACGACTGA
- a CDS encoding 6-phosphofructokinase yields MARPSKARTIGVLTSGGDCPGLNAAIRGVAKAAIGTYGMDVFGILDGFAGLVENRIIPLTDRELIGLLTLGGTILGTSRTKPHKVPRPDGTFVDLTGAAVETYRRLQMDCLVCIGGGGTAKNALLLRKAGLNVITLPKTIDNDVAETDTTFGFDSAMSIATEALDRLHTTASSHQRMILVDIMGHNAGWLALGASLAGGADVCLIPEIPYHLDRVARTLEERREKGRRFSLISVAEGARPAVAPTKGDRAEKDEAAEPFATVTSAELAEQLGKALGMETRVTTLGHVQRGGVPSATDRLLATQLGVAAARLIADGVHGVMVAVKGRAVVPVPLEKVAGVKKTVPLDDPMIETARMIGLHLGD; encoded by the coding sequence ATGGCCAGACCAAGCAAAGCAAGGACCATCGGCGTGCTGACGTCCGGCGGAGACTGCCCGGGGCTTAACGCGGCGATCCGCGGCGTCGCGAAGGCGGCGATCGGCACCTATGGCATGGACGTGTTCGGCATCCTGGACGGCTTCGCGGGGCTCGTCGAGAACCGGATCATCCCGCTGACCGATCGGGAGCTGATCGGCCTCCTCACGCTCGGGGGCACCATTCTGGGCACGAGCCGCACGAAGCCGCACAAGGTACCGCGCCCGGACGGCACGTTCGTCGACCTCACCGGCGCGGCCGTGGAGACCTACCGTCGGCTGCAAATGGACTGCCTGGTCTGCATCGGCGGGGGCGGCACGGCCAAGAACGCGCTGCTGCTGCGCAAGGCGGGCCTGAACGTGATCACCCTCCCGAAGACCATCGACAACGATGTGGCCGAGACCGACACGACGTTCGGGTTCGACTCGGCAATGTCCATCGCGACGGAGGCCCTGGATCGGCTTCACACGACGGCCTCGAGCCACCAGCGGATGATCCTGGTGGACATCATGGGCCACAACGCGGGCTGGCTGGCCCTCGGCGCGAGCCTGGCGGGTGGCGCGGACGTCTGCCTGATCCCCGAGATCCCGTACCATCTGGACCGCGTCGCCAGGACGCTCGAGGAGCGACGTGAGAAGGGACGTCGTTTCAGCTTGATCTCGGTGGCGGAGGGCGCCCGGCCGGCCGTGGCGCCGACGAAGGGCGACAGGGCCGAGAAGGACGAGGCGGCGGAGCCTTTCGCGACGGTCACGAGCGCCGAGCTCGCCGAACAACTCGGCAAGGCGCTGGGCATGGAGACGCGCGTGACCACGCTTGGCCACGTGCAGCGCGGCGGCGTGCCCTCGGCCACCGACCGCCTCCTGGCCACCCAACTCGGCGTGGCGGCGGCCCGGCTGATCGCCGACGGGGTCCACGGCGTGATGGTCGCCGTGAAGGGCCGGGCGGTGGTGCCGGTCCCACTCGAGAAGGTGGCGGGCGTAAAGAAGACCGTCCCGCTCGACGACCCGATGATCGAGACCGCCCGCATGATCGGCCTTCACCTGGGCGACTGA
- a CDS encoding DUF2961 domain-containing protein, which yields MEEEMMLSGLHDLARLRDVRSRRVSSFDPTGGNEDNRVFAPGEVDDIARIDGAGCIRHIWMTSGGNESAALRRMVIRMYWDGETEPSVEAPLGDFFGMGFGLTRSFVSAPLQMGPADGRGMNCWFPMPFARGARVVIANEGEAPHALYYYIDYEECGGLADDVARFHAQWRRENPTDGWLHPSRREELQSDAHSIWNLPEAMNPGGAGNYLILEAEGRGHYVGCNLNIDVFERQANDWYGEGDDMIFIDGDERPSLSGTGTEDYFGMAYCPLTEYSAPYHGLILYSGTPEWPCGGKNSMYRYHVLDPIHFGKSIRVTIEHGHGNKLSNDYSSTAYWYQTEPHRPFPALPPAAQRLPRP from the coding sequence ATGGAGGAGGAGATGATGCTGAGTGGCCTGCACGATCTGGCGCGGCTGCGCGACGTTCGAAGCCGCCGCGTCTCGAGCTTCGACCCCACGGGCGGCAACGAGGATAACCGCGTCTTCGCTCCCGGCGAGGTCGACGACATCGCCCGCATCGACGGCGCGGGCTGCATCCGGCACATCTGGATGACCTCTGGCGGCAACGAGAGCGCCGCGCTCCGGCGGATGGTCATCCGCATGTACTGGGACGGAGAGACGGAGCCCAGCGTGGAGGCTCCCCTCGGCGACTTCTTCGGGATGGGCTTCGGGCTCACGCGCAGCTTCGTGTCGGCTCCGCTCCAGATGGGGCCGGCCGACGGGCGAGGCATGAACTGCTGGTTTCCCATGCCGTTCGCGCGCGGCGCGAGGGTGGTGATCGCCAACGAGGGCGAGGCGCCCCATGCGCTCTACTACTACATCGACTACGAGGAGTGCGGCGGCCTGGCCGACGACGTAGCCCGATTCCACGCTCAGTGGCGGAGGGAGAACCCGACCGATGGATGGTTGCACCCGTCACGGCGCGAGGAGCTTCAGAGCGACGCCCACTCGATCTGGAACCTGCCCGAGGCCATGAACCCGGGCGGCGCCGGCAACTATCTGATCCTGGAGGCCGAGGGACGTGGGCACTACGTCGGCTGTAACCTGAACATCGACGTCTTCGAGCGCCAGGCGAACGACTGGTATGGCGAAGGCGACGACATGATCTTCATTGATGGCGACGAGCGCCCTTCGCTGAGCGGCACCGGCACCGAGGACTACTTCGGCATGGCCTACTGCCCGCTGACGGAGTACAGCGCTCCCTACCACGGGCTGATCCTCTACAGCGGGACTCCCGAGTGGCCGTGCGGCGGCAAGAACTCGATGTACCGCTACCACGTTCTTGACCCGATCCACTTCGGCAAGTCGATCCGCGTCACAATCGAGCACGGGCACGGCAACAAGCTCTCGAACGACTATAGCAGCACCGCCTACTGGTACCAGACCGAGCCACATCGGCCCTTCCCCGCGCTGCCGCCCGCGGCGCAGCGTCTGCCGCGGCCCTAG
- a CDS encoding Gfo/Idh/MocA family oxidoreductase: MNEQPTRRQPSRRQFLQTTAAAIAAPTIVPASALGRGGRPAPSERISLGAIGVNGMGQANLANCAGQPDVEVTGVCDVSRERREAVLGRYPSARGHGDFRELLARKDIDAVIIATPPHWHALMAIMAAEAGKDIYLQKPMTLYPEETLAVRNAVAAHGRICQIGTQVHATDNYRRVVEWVRSGKLGPISVVRTFNVMDQGPDGIGRAPDEKAPDGLDWDMWLGPGPERPFNSLLFADAYYHSSFWAYTGGWTPGMAPHIIDLPIWALDLGVPTTTACTGGRFVVKDDGDAPDTQEVLWRYPGRTMTWSMSLCSSFAFDFGRGTPARRLGIYFHGLNGTLLADYGRCEVVPEGELLKDAAPPPKSIPSSPGHEREWLNSVKSRREPSCGVSYHYRVDLAITLANLSYTLGREVRFDPETETIVGDARAAKLARPTYRAPWKFPAQYVRGRKRSGGNGAGSAA, encoded by the coding sequence ATGAACGAGCAGCCGACCCGAAGGCAGCCTTCGCGCCGCCAGTTCCTGCAGACCACGGCCGCGGCTATCGCCGCGCCGACCATCGTGCCCGCCTCCGCGCTCGGCCGCGGCGGCCGGCCGGCGCCCTCGGAACGCATCAGTCTGGGAGCCATCGGCGTGAACGGGATGGGCCAGGCCAACCTGGCCAACTGCGCCGGACAGCCGGACGTCGAGGTGACCGGCGTGTGCGACGTAAGCCGCGAGCGGCGCGAGGCGGTGTTGGGACGCTACCCCTCCGCCCGCGGCCACGGCGATTTCCGCGAGCTTCTGGCGCGTAAGGACATCGACGCGGTCATCATCGCGACCCCGCCGCACTGGCACGCGCTGATGGCCATCATGGCCGCGGAGGCCGGCAAGGACATCTACCTTCAGAAGCCAATGACGCTCTACCCGGAGGAGACGCTCGCCGTGCGAAACGCCGTGGCCGCGCACGGCCGCATCTGCCAGATCGGCACGCAGGTCCACGCGACCGACAACTACCGGCGCGTCGTGGAGTGGGTCCGCTCCGGCAAGCTCGGCCCCATCAGCGTGGTGCGGACCTTCAACGTGATGGACCAGGGCCCGGACGGCATTGGCCGCGCGCCCGACGAGAAGGCGCCGGACGGGCTCGACTGGGACATGTGGCTCGGACCCGGCCCCGAGCGCCCGTTCAACTCCCTGCTCTTCGCCGACGCCTACTACCACTCGTCGTTCTGGGCCTACACCGGCGGCTGGACGCCCGGAATGGCGCCGCACATCATCGACCTTCCGATCTGGGCGCTCGACCTGGGCGTGCCGACGACGACCGCCTGCACGGGCGGGCGCTTCGTGGTGAAGGACGACGGCGACGCGCCCGACACACAGGAGGTGCTCTGGCGCTACCCGGGCCGCACGATGACCTGGTCGATGAGCCTGTGCAGCAGCTTCGCCTTCGACTTCGGCCGCGGCACCCCGGCTCGCCGGCTCGGCATCTACTTTCACGGCCTGAACGGCACACTGCTGGCCGACTACGGACGGTGCGAGGTGGTGCCCGAGGGCGAGCTGCTGAAGGACGCCGCGCCGCCGCCGAAGAGCATCCCGTCCTCGCCGGGGCACGAGCGGGAGTGGCTGAACTCGGTCAAGAGCCGGCGGGAGCCGAGCTGCGGCGTGAGCTACCACTACCGCGTCGACCTGGCCATCACGCTCGCGAACCTCTCCTACACCCTGGGCCGCGAGGTGCGCTTCGATCCCGAGACCGAGACCATCGTTGGCGACGCGCGGGCCGCGAAGCTGGCGCGGCCAACCTACCGCGCGCCCTGGAAGTTCCCGGCGCAGTACGTGCGCGGGCGCAAGCGCTCCGGCGGCAACGGAGCGGGCAGCGCCGCGTGA
- a CDS encoding S9 family peptidase codes for MPSRPVVLEDLARFSLVGDTQIAPDGRRVVFTCKRTDPGKNRYFTALWMADAVSGGARQFTGDEHADSSPRWSPDGTRIAFVSDRAKPGSQLFLIPADGGEARQLTRLDEGGIQAPAWSPDGRSIAFLYRATPEAYREKAGKEREERGASPPPRVHSKLFYRLDGFGYFDDSYWQVWVADAETGEARALTEGRRHHGAPAWSPDGSRLAFVANLRDDSDLTPLLDSIWIVPAAGGDLVRVEAPEGPKGGLAWSPDGAWLAYAGHTDTEDSEGTRNDRVIVVRLDGEGGHRDLTGASDLAVGYLTLSDMHEAGGGSPLAWSPDGRALYFPVSAFGDTRLYRVGVDGANLLPLTPMGHEMGAFTISQDGSRAAVALANATDTGDVYAGDLRDDGLELLRLTHVNARVLDEVALQMPEEFRLPNGEGGAIHGWVLRPTPFEIGRRYPCVLYVHGGPALQYGGEAAPFHELQWLAANGYAVIFANPRGSKGYGEAHTRAILGDWGGRDWADVMAVADHAAALPYVEPARMAIMGGSYGGFMTAWAVGHTDRFRCAIADRLVANLHSMSGTCDFPWEPGKFYKGNAWDDPSDLWRSSPLAFAGRIQTPLLLIHSDGDLRCPIEQAEQLFAALRWQRKPVELVRYPAETSHGLSREGPPDLRIDRLRRNLAWLDRHLKA; via the coding sequence ATGCCGAGCCGTCCCGTCGTGCTGGAGGACCTCGCGCGCTTCAGTCTCGTCGGCGACACGCAGATCGCCCCCGACGGCCGGCGGGTCGTCTTCACATGCAAGCGCACCGACCCCGGCAAGAACCGGTACTTCACCGCGCTCTGGATGGCCGACGCCGTCTCCGGGGGGGCGCGGCAATTCACCGGCGACGAGCACGCCGACTCGTCGCCGCGCTGGTCGCCAGACGGCACGCGCATCGCCTTCGTCAGCGACCGCGCCAAGCCCGGCTCGCAGCTCTTCCTGATCCCCGCCGATGGCGGCGAGGCGCGCCAGCTCACGCGGCTCGACGAGGGCGGCATCCAGGCGCCCGCCTGGTCGCCCGACGGCCGGAGCATCGCGTTTCTCTACCGGGCCACGCCCGAGGCCTACCGCGAGAAGGCCGGCAAGGAGCGCGAGGAGAGGGGCGCCAGCCCGCCACCCCGCGTGCATTCGAAGCTCTTCTACCGACTGGACGGATTCGGCTATTTCGACGACTCCTACTGGCAGGTGTGGGTGGCCGACGCGGAGACCGGCGAGGCGCGCGCGCTCACCGAGGGGCGGCGCCACCACGGCGCGCCGGCCTGGTCGCCCGACGGTTCCAGGCTGGCCTTCGTGGCCAATCTGCGCGATGACAGCGACCTCACGCCGCTCCTCGACTCTATCTGGATCGTGCCCGCGGCCGGCGGCGACCTAGTCCGCGTGGAAGCGCCCGAGGGCCCCAAGGGCGGCCTCGCCTGGTCGCCGGACGGCGCCTGGCTGGCGTATGCTGGCCATACCGACACCGAGGACTCCGAGGGTACCCGAAACGATCGTGTGATCGTGGTGCGCCTTGACGGCGAAGGCGGGCACCGCGACCTGACCGGCGCGAGCGACCTGGCGGTGGGCTACCTGACGCTATCGGACATGCATGAGGCCGGCGGCGGATCGCCCCTTGCGTGGTCGCCGGACGGCCGCGCGCTCTACTTCCCGGTGAGCGCGTTCGGCGATACGCGGCTCTACCGTGTCGGCGTGGACGGGGCCAACCTGCTCCCACTCACGCCGATGGGCCACGAGATGGGGGCCTTCACGATCAGCCAGGACGGCTCGAGGGCCGCCGTGGCGCTCGCAAACGCGACCGACACAGGCGATGTCTACGCCGGAGACCTGCGCGACGACGGGCTGGAGTTGCTGCGTCTCACGCACGTGAACGCGAGGGTCCTCGACGAAGTGGCGCTTCAGATGCCGGAGGAGTTTCGCCTGCCGAATGGCGAGGGCGGCGCCATCCACGGCTGGGTGCTGCGCCCGACGCCGTTCGAGATCGGGCGTCGCTACCCGTGCGTGCTCTACGTGCATGGCGGCCCGGCGCTGCAGTACGGCGGCGAGGCGGCGCCGTTCCACGAGTTGCAATGGCTGGCGGCGAACGGCTACGCCGTCATCTTCGCCAACCCGCGAGGCAGCAAGGGCTACGGCGAGGCGCACACGCGGGCCATACTCGGCGACTGGGGGGGCCGCGACTGGGCCGACGTGATGGCCGTGGCGGACCACGCGGCGGCGCTCCCGTACGTCGAGCCCGCTCGCATGGCCATCATGGGCGGGTCTTACGGAGGGTTCATGACGGCCTGGGCCGTGGGACACACGGACCGCTTCCGCTGCGCCATCGCCGACCGGCTCGTGGCGAACCTGCACAGCATGAGCGGCACCTGCGACTTCCCGTGGGAGCCCGGCAAGTTCTACAAGGGCAACGCCTGGGACGATCCGAGCGATCTCTGGCGCTCGTCCCCGCTTGCGTTCGCCGGGCGCATCCAGACGCCGCTTCTGCTCATCCACTCGGACGGCGACCTGCGCTGCCCCATCGAGCAGGCCGAGCAGCTCTTCGCCGCCCTTCGCTGGCAGCGCAAGCCGGTGGAGCTCGTGCGCTACCCGGCCGAGACCAGTCACGGCCTTTCGCGCGAGGGGCCGCCGGACCTGCGGATAGATCGCCTGCGCCGCAACCTGGCCTGGCTGGACCGGCACCTGAAGGCATGA
- a CDS encoding Gfo/Idh/MocA family oxidoreductase, producing MADLRVGIVGAGGIVRSRHLPGLRAIPGVRVVAVCNRTLESGEAVARAWDIPVVRTRWREVARADDVDAVLVGTWPDLHAPISIAALEAGKHVFCQARMARTAAEARAMLTAADAHPGQVAMLCPAPDGMRGDRFVRQLIGAGYLGAPCEVYAAGLSSGNADPNAPLHWRQDFARQGYNTLTLGLWAEIIHRWVGPHSRVSAVLKTHTPSRVDPETGRPTRVRVAESVAIAAELRSGAVGCYRFSGVARHAPRNRIELYGSEGSLSYDLATDEITGGRARDAAAAPLPVPAELARRWSVEGDWVRAIREGGPVEPSFGDGWLYMELTEAVYRSHEQGRAITLPLAPEPA from the coding sequence GTGGCGGATCTGCGGGTCGGAATCGTGGGCGCCGGCGGCATCGTGCGCTCGCGCCACCTGCCCGGCCTGCGAGCGATCCCGGGCGTCCGCGTCGTGGCCGTCTGCAACCGCACGCTCGAGAGCGGCGAGGCCGTGGCACGCGCGTGGGACATTCCCGTGGTGCGGACCAGGTGGCGCGAGGTCGCCCGGGCGGATGACGTGGACGCGGTCCTGGTCGGCACGTGGCCCGATCTGCACGCGCCCATCAGCATCGCCGCTCTGGAGGCCGGCAAGCACGTTTTCTGCCAGGCGCGGATGGCCCGAACCGCCGCCGAGGCCCGCGCGATGTTGACCGCCGCCGACGCGCACCCCGGCCAGGTGGCCATGCTGTGCCCGGCCCCCGACGGAATGCGCGGCGACCGATTCGTGCGCCAACTCATCGGTGCCGGCTACCTGGGCGCGCCGTGCGAGGTCTACGCCGCCGGTCTCTCCTCCGGGAATGCCGACCCGAACGCGCCGCTCCACTGGCGCCAGGACTTCGCCCGCCAGGGCTACAACACGCTAACGCTCGGCCTGTGGGCCGAGATCATCCACCGATGGGTCGGCCCCCACAGCCGCGTCTCGGCCGTGCTCAAGACACACACCCCGTCGCGCGTTGACCCGGAGACCGGCCGGCCCACGCGCGTACGGGTTGCCGAGTCGGTGGCGATCGCCGCGGAGCTGCGCAGTGGCGCGGTCGGCTGCTATCGCTTCAGCGGCGTCGCCCGCCACGCGCCGCGCAACCGCATCGAACTCTACGGCTCGGAGGGCTCCCTCTCCTACGACCTCGCGACCGACGAGATCACGGGTGGGCGAGCGCGCGATGCGGCCGCCGCGCCGCTGCCAGTCCCGGCGGAGTTGGCGCGAAGGTGGTCTGTGGAGGGAGACTGGGTGCGCGCGATCCGCGAGGGAGGCCCGGTGGAGCCGTCGTTTGGCGACGGCTGGCTCTACATGGAACTCACGGAGGCCGTCTATCGCTCGCACGAGCAGGGGCGCGCCATCACGCTGCCGCTCGCGCCCGAGCCGGCCTGA